One genomic region from Rosa rugosa chromosome 1, drRosRugo1.1, whole genome shotgun sequence encodes:
- the LOC133714488 gene encoding uncharacterized protein LOC133714488 isoform X2 has translation MDEHPGSSKLTGIRQIVKFKEILQRWQSVTLGSKGNSPRRGGSPHSRADRMLVGSSPQSHSDRRVTRDSSISHSGRRVRVGSPSPSPLSEQSSPLSSRALSPAISRRLTNVICDSDEESCASPEPPPDVPEGYLAVYVGPELRRFIIPTSYLSHNLFKVLLEKAEEEFGFDHNGGLTIPCETETFKYLLKCMENHQKAHPDETPATLMRPASNSQQNEIFDIMHQIPSSFFKQWHMLKLEVPYIMAFMYQVFLHMVPGSQSLNSEIILFFRLVLLNIIYQLEVICI, from the exons ATGGATGAGCATCCTGGTAGCAGCAAGTTGACTGGAATTAGGCAGATTGTTAAGTTCAAAGAAATCCTGCAGAGATGGCAATCTGTCACACTTGGCTCGAAGGGGAATAGCCCCCGAAGAGGAGGCAGTCCTCATTCTCGTGCTGATAGAATGTTAGTGGGCAGTAGCCCTCAATCCCATTCTGACCGAAGGGTGACGAGGGACAGCTCCATTTCCCATTCTGGTCGAAGGGTGAGAGTGGGCAGTCCTAGTCCTAGTCCCCTTTCTGAGCAAAGCAGTCCCTTATCTAGTCGAGCCCTTTCACCAGCGATTAGCAGGAGGCTCACAAATGTTATTTGTGATTCGGACGAGGAGTCATGCGCAAGTCCCGAGCCGCCACCTGATGTCCCTGAAGGGTATTTGGCGGTTTATGTTGGACCAGAGCTTCGGAGGTTCATCATTCCCACAAGCTACCTTAGTCACAACCTTTTTAAAGTGTTACTGGAGAAGGCTGAAGAGGAGTTTGGATTTGATCATAACGGGGGGCTCACAATTCCATGCGAGACGGAGACCTTCAAGTACCTCTTGAAGTGCATGGAGAACCATCAGAAAGCTCACCCTGATGAAACCCCAG CAACCTTGATGAGGCCAGCATCGAATTCACAGCAGAATGAGATCTTCGACATCATGCATCAGATTCCTTCTTCGTTTTTTAAACAATGGCACATGCTAAAGCTTGAAGTCCCATATATAATGGCCTTCATGTACCAAGTGTTCCTGCACATGGTTCCAGGATCGCAATCACTAAATTCAGAAATAATTTTGTTCTTTCGGTTGGTATTATTGAATATCATATACCAATTGGAAGTTATATGTATATGA
- the LOC133727143 gene encoding putative pectinesterase 63: MAMRSTPALVVVAAFLALHFVPLLVSGHPNLIPENESDLDGWIVQNMREYNERKAELRTRSDVPGTHFDTGLAAAEDAKRVIRVKQDGTGDFRTVTDAVRSIPSANKQSVVVWIGGGEYREKVLVDVTKPYVTFFGDKNNIPSITYDGTAAVYGTWNSATVAVEADYFMAVNIAFVNSAPMPDGIRKGAQAVAMRISGDKAAFHNCRFIGFQDTLCDDRGRHVFKDCFIQGTVDFIFGNGKSLYLKSTLNSVANGNGVITAHGRTDVQDDSGFSFVYCNITGTGETLLGRAWRGRARVVFSYTSMGNLVDREGWSDYNDSARDNTVYYGEYKCSGPGSSSIHRVKYARMLTDIEAKPFISLTFIQGTKWVLPPPNL; this comes from the exons ATGGCTATGAGATCGACACCCGCTCTTGTGGTCGTTGCGGCATTTCTGGCTCTCCATTTCGTGCCTTTGCTCGTGTCGGGCCACCCCAACCTCATTCCGGAAAACGAGTCTGATCTCGATGGCTGGATCGTCCAAAACATGAGGGAGTACAACGAGCGGAAGGCCGAACTGAGGACCAGGAGCGACGTCCCCGGCACGCACTTCGACACAGGGCTCGCCGCCGCCGAGGACGCAAAGAGAGTCATCCGGGTGAAGCAGGACGGCACCGGAGACTTTAGGACGGTGACGGACGCCGTGAGGAGCATTCCATCTGCAAACAAGCAGAGCGTGGTGGTGTGGATTGGCGGGGGAGAGTACAGGGAGAAGGTTCTGGTGGACGTGACGAAGCCGTACGTGACGTTTTTTGGGGACAAGAACAACATCCCGTCGATCACCTACGACGGCACGGCTGCCGTGTACGGGACGTGGAACAGTGCCACGGTGGCGGTGGAAGCCGACTATTTCATGGCCGTGAATATAGCGTTCGTG AATTCAGCTCCTATGCCAGACGGCATAAGGAAAGGTGCACAGGCGGTGGCAATGAGAATATCAGGGGATAAGGCAGCCTTCCACAACTGCAGGTTCATCGGATTTCAGGACACCTTATGTGACGATAGGGGAAGGCATGTCTTCAAGGATTGCTTCATCCAAGGCACTGTTGATTTCATCTTTGGCAATGGAAAATCCCTCTACTTG AAAAGTACCTTAAACTCAGTTGCGAATGGAAATGGAGTGATCACGGCACATGGTAGAACAGATGTGCAGGATGATAGCGGATTTTCGTTTGTGTATTGCAACATAACGGGGACAGGTGAGACCTTGCTTGGGCGTGCTTGGAGGGGAAGAGCAAGAGTGGTGTTTTCTTACACGTCCATGGGGAACCTTGTCGACAGAGAAGGGTGGTCCGACTACAACGACAGTGCGCGTGACAA CACTGTGTATTATGGAGAATACAAATGTTCTGGACCGGGTTCAAGCTCCATCCATCGAGTCAAGTATGCAAGGATGCTGACTGATATAGAAGCAAAACCCTTCATCAGCCTGACTTTCATCCAAGGAACGAAATGGGTTCTTCCCCCTCCCAACCTCTAG
- the LOC133714488 gene encoding uncharacterized protein LOC133714488 isoform X1 — translation MDEHPGSSKLTGIRQIVKFKEILQRWQSVTLGSKGNSPRRGGSPHSRADRMLVGSSPQSHSDRRVTRDSSISHSGRRVRVGSPSPSPLSEQSSPLSSRALSPAISRRLTNVICDSDEESCASPEPPPDVPEGYLAVYVGPELRRFIIPTSYLSHNLFKVLLEKAEEEFGFDHNGGLTIPCETETFKYLLKCMENHQKAHPDETPVLLSATLMRPASNSQQNEIFDIMHQIPSSFFKQWHMLKLEVPYIMAFMYQVFLHMVPGSQSLNSEIILFFRLVLLNIIYQLEVICI, via the exons ATGGATGAGCATCCTGGTAGCAGCAAGTTGACTGGAATTAGGCAGATTGTTAAGTTCAAAGAAATCCTGCAGAGATGGCAATCTGTCACACTTGGCTCGAAGGGGAATAGCCCCCGAAGAGGAGGCAGTCCTCATTCTCGTGCTGATAGAATGTTAGTGGGCAGTAGCCCTCAATCCCATTCTGACCGAAGGGTGACGAGGGACAGCTCCATTTCCCATTCTGGTCGAAGGGTGAGAGTGGGCAGTCCTAGTCCTAGTCCCCTTTCTGAGCAAAGCAGTCCCTTATCTAGTCGAGCCCTTTCACCAGCGATTAGCAGGAGGCTCACAAATGTTATTTGTGATTCGGACGAGGAGTCATGCGCAAGTCCCGAGCCGCCACCTGATGTCCCTGAAGGGTATTTGGCGGTTTATGTTGGACCAGAGCTTCGGAGGTTCATCATTCCCACAAGCTACCTTAGTCACAACCTTTTTAAAGTGTTACTGGAGAAGGCTGAAGAGGAGTTTGGATTTGATCATAACGGGGGGCTCACAATTCCATGCGAGACGGAGACCTTCAAGTACCTCTTGAAGTGCATGGAGAACCATCAGAAAGCTCACCCTGATGAAACCCCAG TGCTATTATCAGCAACCTTGATGAGGCCAGCATCGAATTCACAGCAGAATGAGATCTTCGACATCATGCATCAGATTCCTTCTTCGTTTTTTAAACAATGGCACATGCTAAAGCTTGAAGTCCCATATATAATGGCCTTCATGTACCAAGTGTTCCTGCACATGGTTCCAGGATCGCAATCACTAAATTCAGAAATAATTTTGTTCTTTCGGTTGGTATTATTGAATATCATATACCAATTGGAAGTTATATGTATATGA
- the LOC133714488 gene encoding uncharacterized protein LOC133714488 isoform X3, with protein sequence MDEHPGSSKLTGIRQIVKFKEILQRWQSVTLGSKGNSPRRGGSPHSRADRMLVGSSPQSHSDRRVTRDSSISHSGRRVRVGSPSPSPLSEQSSPLSSRALSPAISRRLTNVICDSDEESCASPEPPPDVPEGYLAVYVGPELRRFIIPTSYLSHNLFKVLLEKAEEEFGFDHNGGLTIPCETETFKYLLKCMENHQKAHPDETPAGAWKLIE encoded by the exons ATGGATGAGCATCCTGGTAGCAGCAAGTTGACTGGAATTAGGCAGATTGTTAAGTTCAAAGAAATCCTGCAGAGATGGCAATCTGTCACACTTGGCTCGAAGGGGAATAGCCCCCGAAGAGGAGGCAGTCCTCATTCTCGTGCTGATAGAATGTTAGTGGGCAGTAGCCCTCAATCCCATTCTGACCGAAGGGTGACGAGGGACAGCTCCATTTCCCATTCTGGTCGAAGGGTGAGAGTGGGCAGTCCTAGTCCTAGTCCCCTTTCTGAGCAAAGCAGTCCCTTATCTAGTCGAGCCCTTTCACCAGCGATTAGCAGGAGGCTCACAAATGTTATTTGTGATTCGGACGAGGAGTCATGCGCAAGTCCCGAGCCGCCACCTGATGTCCCTGAAGGGTATTTGGCGGTTTATGTTGGACCAGAGCTTCGGAGGTTCATCATTCCCACAAGCTACCTTAGTCACAACCTTTTTAAAGTGTTACTGGAGAAGGCTGAAGAGGAGTTTGGATTTGATCATAACGGGGGGCTCACAATTCCATGCGAGACGGAGACCTTCAAGTACCTCTTGAAGTGCATGGAGAACCATCAGAAAGCTCACCCTGATGAAACCCCAG CTGGAGCATGGAAACTCATTGAATGA